One window of the Eucalyptus grandis isolate ANBG69807.140 chromosome 8, ASM1654582v1, whole genome shotgun sequence genome contains the following:
- the LOC104416859 gene encoding disease resistance protein RUN1 — MASSAASPSSSSKCKKNYDVFLSFRGTDVRNNFLSHLETALYQKNISYYIDSKEMRKGDQIRPALTKAIEESQFAIIIFSENYASSSWCLEELAKIMECKTQKDLIVLPVFYKVEPREVRWGRGSYGRDMAKHESDFGKDSHKVKRWKKALFDASELSGWTLNDEVEAELIKEIVSKISMQIDQRPVHAAEHLIGIHLRLIELNSMLKLGSDEDVRMIGLWGPGGIGKTTLGLALYNNIYRQFEGSCFLADVCKALEGPKDLVALQKQLLFDILPGRRLVVSNVHKGISLMQNNLYHKKVLLVLDNVTDRSQLDALAGNLEWFGAGSRIIFITRDKHLLISCRIDEDYIYEVKPLKKCDAFDFLCRHAFSSNNSRRRDLVDKVLHYANGHPLTLKELGCYLYRRSECEWESSLRILTTILKKTSIDTFKWSYDGLDDNAKEICLDIACFFTGYSKEYIVKVLDSCDFEPTIGVKVLVEKSLVTEERETLQICNMIQLMAMDSVRQEHPSRLWLLDDFRNVLSGHLVRFVGVDIDFALTI; from the exons ATGGCTTCTTCtgctgcttctccttcttcttcttcgaaatgtaaaaaaaattacgatGTCTTCTTAAGTTTCAGGGGCACTGACGTTCGCAATAACTTCCTCAGTCATCTTGAGACAGCTCTATACCAGAAAAATATATCCTATTACATCGACAGCAAGGAAATGAGGAAAGGAGATCAAATACGGCCGGCGCTTACGAAGGCGATTGAGGAATCGCAATTTGCGATCATCATTTTCTCCGAGAACTACGCTTCCTCGTCATGGTGTTTGGAAGAGTTAGCGAAAATCATGGAGTGCAAGACACAGAAGGATCTGATTGTGTTGCCagtgttttacaaagtggaaccaaGAGAAGTGAGATGGGGTAGAGGGAGTTATGGGAGAGATATGGCTAAACATGAGTCTGATTTTGGGAAAGATTCGCacaaagtgaagagatggaagaaggcTCTTTTTGATGCCAGTGAATTGTCTGGGTGGACCTTGAATGATGA AGTTGAAGCGGAGCTTATAAAGGAAATTGTGAGCAAGATCTCTATGCAGATTGACCAAAGACCCGTACATGCTGCTGAGCATCTGATCGGGATACATCTTCGACTGATAGAGCTGAATTCAATGTTAAAACTCGGGTCTGATGAGGATGTTCGCATGATAGGATTATGGGGACCAGGAGGCATAGGGAAGACAACTTTAGGTTTAGCCCTGTACAATAATATTTATAGGCAATTTGAGGGTTCATGTTTTTTGGCGGATGTTTGCAAAGCTTTGGAAGGTCCCAAGGATTTAGTTGCTTTGCAAAAACAATTGTTGTTTGACATATTACCGGGACGAAGGTTAGTGGTGTCTAATGTTCATAAAGGTATTAGTTTAATGCAAAATAACCTTTACCACAAGAAAGTTCTCCTTGTTCTCGACAATGTTACTGACAGAAGTCAGTTAGATGCTTTAGCTGGAAATCTGGAGTGGTTTGGTGCAGGAAGCAGGATCATCTTTATAACGAGAGATAAGCATTTGCTAATTTCTTGTAGGATAGATGAAGATTATATCTATGAAGTTAAACCTCTAAAGAAATGTGATGCTTTTGACTTTCTCTGTAGACATGCTTTTTCGAGTAACAACAGTAGAAGGAGGGATCTTGTGGATAAGGTTTTGCATTATGCTAATGGACATCCTTTAACACTTAAGGAATTGGGTTGTTACCTGTATCGTAGAAGTGAATGTGAGTGGGAAAGTTCACTGCGTATTCTCACCACAATTCTTAAAAAAACCAGCATTGATACTTTTAAGTGGAGTTATGATGGACTAGATGACAACGCAAAGGAAATCTGCCTTGATATTGCCTGTTTCTTCACGGGGTACTCTAAAGAGTATATTGTGAAAGTTCTTGACTCCTGCGACTTTGAACCTACTATTGGAGTAAAAGTTCTTGTTGAGAAGTCCTTGGTaactgaagagagagagaccctaCAGATATGTAACATGATTCAATTGATGGCCATGGATAGCGTTAGACAAGAACATCCTAGCAGGTTATGGCTTCTTGATGATTTTCGTAATGTTTTGTCAGGGCATTTGGTAAGATTTGTTGGTGTTGATATTGATTTTGCTCTCACTATTTAA